In the genome of Triticum urartu cultivar G1812 chromosome 5, Tu2.1, whole genome shotgun sequence, one region contains:
- the LOC125511221 gene encoding pentatricopeptide repeat-containing protein At1g59720, chloroplastic/mitochondrial: protein MLPSLAATPLPNTSTHRSPSSSSSSSSSVQLLRSLARSRRADLAHRALLLFRSLHASPSPPPPHFSLPAALSAASFLSALPEGRQLHALAAKLALAPAHTVVANSLLHLYASCGLPDAALALFRLIPAKSLVSWNTAIDALASNGDHLGALDLFREMQRDTTLAPDAYTVQSVLGACAGAGALSLGVYAHALLLRELGGHGDVSRDVLINNSLVDLYGKCGAVELARQVFDRMPERDITSWNVAILTLANHGCVRESVELFDRMTRVENVVPNAITFVAVLSACNHGGMVEEGRRYFQMMVSEYRIKPRIEHYGCMVDILARAGFIEEALDVVSGMNCRPDAIIWRSLLDACSRQNAGVELSEAMAKLALDVPDDAVSGVYVLLSRVYAFAQKWNDVGMVRRLMSDEGLKKEPGFSSIEMDGLVHQFVAGDTSHPRSEEIYAKLDEIQQRLASSGYKPDLSEARMVAGMDHTKGAALRLHSERLAISFGLLKATPGAPIRILKNLRVCKDCHTITKLISELYGVEIIVRDRIRFHHFKDGACSCKDYW, encoded by the coding sequence ATGCTCCCCTCCCTCGCCGCCACGCCGCTTCCCAACACCTCCACTCACCGGAGCCCCTcatcctcatcctcctcctcctcctccgtccaGCTCCTCCGCTCGCTCGCGCGCTCCCGCCGCGCGGACCTCGCccaccgcgcgctcctcctctTCCGCTCCCTCCACGCCTCCCCGTCCCCGCCGCCCCCGCACTTCTCCCTCCCGGCGGCGctctccgccgcctccttcctCTCCGCGCTCCCCGAGGGCCGCCAGCTCCACGCGCTAGCGGCCAAGCTCGCGCTCGCCCCAGCCCACACCGTCGTCGCCAACTCCCTCCTCCACCTCTACGCTTCCTGCGGCCTCCCCGACGCCGCGCTCGCGCTCTTCCGGCTCATCCCCGCCAAGTCCCTCGTCTCCTGGAACACCGCCATCGACGCGCTCGCCAGCAACGGCGACCACCTCGGCGCGCTCGACCTCTTCCGGGAGATGCAGCGGGACACGACCCTCGCGCCCGACGCCTACACCGTGCAGAGCGTCCTCGGCGCGTGCGCCGGCGCGGGCGCGCTCTCGCTCGGGGTCTACGCGCACGCGCTGCTGCTGCGCGAGCTCGGGGGCCACGGCGACGTGTCCCGCGACGTGCTCATCAACAACTCGCTCGTCGACCTTTACGGCAAGTGCGGAGCCGTCGAGCTCGCGCGGCAGGTGTTCGACCGGATGCCCGAGCGGGACATCACGTCGTGGAACGTGGCGATCCTCACGCTCGCCAACCACGGATGCGTGCGTGAGTCCGTGGAGCTGTTTGATCGGATGACGCGGGTGGAGAATGTTGTGCCGAACGCAATCACGTTCGTCGCTGTTCTTAGCGCGTGCAACCATGGCGGGATGGTGGAGGAAGGCAGAAGATACTTCCAGATGATGGTCAGCGAGTACAGGATCAAGCCGAGGATCGAGCACTACGGGTGCATGGTGGACATATTGGCACGAGCTGGCTTCATCGAAGAGGCCCTGGATGTCGTGTCTGGCATGAACTGCCGGCCTGATGCCATCATCTGGAGGAGCCTTCTAGACGCATGCTCCAGGCAGAACGCCGGGGTAGAGCTTAGCGAGGCCATGGCCAAGCTGGCACTCGATGTTCCGGATGATGCTGTTAGTGGTGTCTACGTCCTGCTCTCGAGGGTCTACGCATTCGCACAGAAGTGGAACGATGTGGGCATGGTCCGGCGGTTGATGAGCGACGAGGGTCTCAAAAAGGAGCCAGGGTTCAGCTCCATTGAAATGGATGGCCTGGTTCATCAGTTTGTCGCAGGCGACACGTCACACCCTCGGTCGGAGGAGATATATGCGAAGCTGGATGAGATCCAGCAGAGGCTTGCGTCCTCTGGATACAAGCCAGACTTATCAGAGGCTCGTATGGTTGCTGGCATGGACCATACCAAGGGCGCCGCCCTCCGCTTGCACAGTGAGCGGCTAGCCATATCGTTTGGTTTACTCAAGGCGACACCCGGTGCACCTATTCGGATCCTGAAGAACCTGAGGGTGTGCAAAGACTGCCATACTATCACCAAGCTCATATCAGAGCTCTATGGTGTTGAGATCATTGTTAGGGACCGGATTCGGTTTCACCATTTCAAGGATGGAGCATGTTCCTGCAAAGACTACTGGTGA
- the LOC125511222 gene encoding WAT1-related protein At5g64700-like — MGRTSPYVVSFLVRFIYGVMQILTKVALNQGTSTYVLVFYRHVIATMVLLPIAFATERKTAPQLSHKVCLKLFVHALYGVSASLNIASVGLNYASATSATAVQNLQPVLTFFLALLLGMESLKLKSFHGIVKVSGIVLCAVGVAVLALYQGPELKSIIHHPLFHHTRRVDIHASRSWILGILLQSLATLLFALWTVFQGPLLGEYPSMLLNTTLQIVFATVQSFFMALVMERDFSRWKLRLDVGLVAIIYCGVVVSAFSGYLLIWVIDKSGPVFLAMTVPLTFVITIVLSLLIGEAVTLGSVISGALMVGGLYNVLWGKRIEQVALSKQGGIEANAASFDLEEQESGAPVPLTRDSVKRCEGED, encoded by the exons ATGGGGAGGACATCGCCTTATGTTGTTTCATTTCTCGTAAGGTTTATCTATGGGGTTATGCAGATACTCACCAAAGTTGCTTTAAACCAAGGTACAAGTACATACGTTCTTGTCTTCTACAGGCATGTAATAGCTACAATGGTGTTACTGCCCATTGCTTTTGCAACTGAAAG GAAAACCGCCCCACAACTGTCACACAAAGTCTGTCTGAAGCTATTTGTGCATGCATTATATGG GGTGTCTGCTTCTCTAAACATAGCATCTGTTGGCCTCAATTATGCTTCAGCAACTTCCGCTACTGCAGTACAAAATCTCCAACCAGTGTTAACTTTCTTTTTGGCTCTTCTGTTGGG AATGGAGTCATTGAAACTAAAGAGCTTTCATGGGATTGTGAAAGTTTCTGGTATAGTGCTTTGTGCCGTTGGTGTTGCCGTACTAGCGCTATACCAAGGACCTGAGCTCAAATCCATCATCCACCACCCTCTTTTTCATCACACAAGGCGAGTTGATATTCATGCCTCAAGGAGCTGGATATTGGGAATTCTCCTGCAGTCTCTTGCGACTCTACTGTTTGCTCTTTGGACAGTGTTTCAG GGCCCTTTGCTGGGGGAGTACCCGTCCATGCTGCTTAACACGACCCTGCAAATTGTCTTTGCGACCGTTCAATCTTTTTTCATGGCTCTTGTGATGGAGCGAGATTTTTCAAGATGGAAGCTGAGGCTGGATGTAGGTCTTGTCGCAATCATCTATTGT GGAGTAGTTGTTTCCGCATTTTCAGGTTACCTGCTGATCTGGGTGATTGACAAGTCCGGCCCGGTATTCCTGGCCATGACAGTGCCCCTAACTTTTGTTATCACCATCGTTCTGTCACTCCTCATCGGAGAAGCAGTCACCCTTGGAAG TGTAATAAGTGGCGCGCTGATGGTTGGTGGCCTGTACAATGTTCTATGGGGGAAGAGGATAGAGCAAGTAGCTCTCAGCAAGCAAGGAGGCATTGAAGCAAATGCAGCAAGCTTTGATTTGGAGGAACAAGAAAGCGGCGCACCAGTTCCATTAACGCGAGATTCGGTCAAGCGGTGCGAAGGAGAAGACTGA
- the LOC125511223 gene encoding WAT1-related protein At5g64700-like isoform X1, translated as MGKTSPYAVSFLVRFIYGVMQILTKVAFNQGTSTYVLVFYRHVIATMLLLPIAFATERKTAPQLSHKVCLKLFVHALYEVSASLNISFVGLNYASATSATAVQNLQPVLTFFLAFLLGMESLKLKSFHGIVKVSGIVLCAAGVAVLALYQGPELKSIIHHPLFHHTSRVDIHASRSWILGILLQSLATLLFALWTVFQGPLLEEYPSMLLNMTLQIVFATVQSFFMALVMERDFSRWKPSLDVGLVEIVYSGVVVSAFSNYLLIWVIDNCGPVFLAMTVPLTFVITIVLSLLIGEAVTLGSVISGALMVGGLYNVLWGKRIEQVTLSKQGGIEANAASFDLEEQESGAPVPLTRDSIKQCERED; from the exons ATGGGGAAGACATCACCTTATGCTGTTTCATTTCTCGTAAGGTTTATCTATGGGGTTATGCAGATACTCACCAAAGTTGCTTTTAACCAAGGTACAAGTACATATGTTCTTGTTTTCTACAGGCATGTAATAGCTACAATGTTGTTACTGCCCATTGCTTTTGCAACTGAAAG GAAAACCGCCCCACAACTGTCACACAAAGTCTGTCTGAAGCTATTTGTGCATGCATTATATGA GGTGTCTGCTTCTCTAAACATATCATTCGTTGGCCTCAATTATGCTTCAGCCACTTCTGCTACTGCAGTACAAAATCTCCAACCAGTGTTAACTTTCTTTTTGGCTTTTCTATTGGG AATGGAGTCCTTGAAACTAAAGAGCTTCCATGGGATTGTGAAAGTTTCTGGTATAGTGCTTTGTGCTGCTGGTGTTGCCGTACTAGCGCTATACCAAGGACCTGAGCTCAAATCCATCATCCACCACCCTCTTTTTCATCACACAAGCCGAGTTGATATCCATGCCTCAAGGAGCTGGATATTGGGAATTCTCCTGCAGTCACTTGCGACTCTACTGTTTGCTCTTTGGACAGTGTTTCAG GGCCCTTTGCTGGAGGAGTACCCTTCCATGCTGCTTAACATGACCCTTCAGATTGTCTTTGCGACCGTTCAATCTTTTTTCATGGCTCTTGTGATGGAGAGAGATTTTTCAAGATGGAAGCCGAGCCTGGATGTAGGTCTTGTCGAGATCGTCTATTCT GGCGTGGTTGTTTCTGCATTTTCAAATTACCTGCTGATCTGGGTAATTGACAACTGTGGCCCGGTTTTCCTGGCCATGACGGTACCCCTAACTTTCGTCATCACCATCGTTCTGTCACTTCTCATAGGAGAAGCAGTCACCCTTGGAAG TGTAATAAGCGGCGCGCTGATGGTTGGTGGCCTGTACAATGTTCTCTGGGGGAAGAGGATAGAGCAAGTAACTCTCAGCAAGCAAGGAGGCATCGAAGCAAATGCAGCAAGCTTTGATTTGGAGGAACAAGAAAGCGGCGCACCAGTTCCATTAACGCgagattcgatcaagcagtgcgAAAGAGAAGACTGA
- the LOC125511223 gene encoding WAT1-related protein At5g64700-like isoform X2: MLFHFSHVIATMLLLPIAFATERKTAPQLSHKVCLKLFVHALYEVSASLNISFVGLNYASATSATAVQNLQPVLTFFLAFLLGMESLKLKSFHGIVKVSGIVLCAAGVAVLALYQGPELKSIIHHPLFHHTSRVDIHASRSWILGILLQSLATLLFALWTVFQGPLLEEYPSMLLNMTLQIVFATVQSFFMALVMERDFSRWKPSLDVGLVEIVYSGVVVSAFSNYLLIWVIDNCGPVFLAMTVPLTFVITIVLSLLIGEAVTLGSVISGALMVGGLYNVLWGKRIEQVTLSKQGGIEANAASFDLEEQESGAPVPLTRDSIKQCERED, from the exons ATGCTGTTTCATTTCTC GCATGTAATAGCTACAATGTTGTTACTGCCCATTGCTTTTGCAACTGAAAG GAAAACCGCCCCACAACTGTCACACAAAGTCTGTCTGAAGCTATTTGTGCATGCATTATATGA GGTGTCTGCTTCTCTAAACATATCATTCGTTGGCCTCAATTATGCTTCAGCCACTTCTGCTACTGCAGTACAAAATCTCCAACCAGTGTTAACTTTCTTTTTGGCTTTTCTATTGGG AATGGAGTCCTTGAAACTAAAGAGCTTCCATGGGATTGTGAAAGTTTCTGGTATAGTGCTTTGTGCTGCTGGTGTTGCCGTACTAGCGCTATACCAAGGACCTGAGCTCAAATCCATCATCCACCACCCTCTTTTTCATCACACAAGCCGAGTTGATATCCATGCCTCAAGGAGCTGGATATTGGGAATTCTCCTGCAGTCACTTGCGACTCTACTGTTTGCTCTTTGGACAGTGTTTCAG GGCCCTTTGCTGGAGGAGTACCCTTCCATGCTGCTTAACATGACCCTTCAGATTGTCTTTGCGACCGTTCAATCTTTTTTCATGGCTCTTGTGATGGAGAGAGATTTTTCAAGATGGAAGCCGAGCCTGGATGTAGGTCTTGTCGAGATCGTCTATTCT GGCGTGGTTGTTTCTGCATTTTCAAATTACCTGCTGATCTGGGTAATTGACAACTGTGGCCCGGTTTTCCTGGCCATGACGGTACCCCTAACTTTCGTCATCACCATCGTTCTGTCACTTCTCATAGGAGAAGCAGTCACCCTTGGAAG TGTAATAAGCGGCGCGCTGATGGTTGGTGGCCTGTACAATGTTCTCTGGGGGAAGAGGATAGAGCAAGTAACTCTCAGCAAGCAAGGAGGCATCGAAGCAAATGCAGCAAGCTTTGATTTGGAGGAACAAGAAAGCGGCGCACCAGTTCCATTAACGCgagattcgatcaagcagtgcgAAAGAGAAGACTGA